CCGCTCGGTCACGACAGCCGCGCAGTACAACGATACGCACGGTGACCGTGTCACGTGTGTGCATGGTCACGCTCACGGACAAGGGGGGCTAGACCCTCCGGGCCAGCACCTGCCCCGGCCAGTCGTCCTTCCCCTCGTAGGTCTCGGTGCGGACGAAGCCGTGGCTCTCGTAGTAGCGGACGAGTCCGCCGTCGTCGCCCGCGTAGCAGTCCACCCGCAGCAGCGAGACGCCCGCCCTGCGGGTCTCCTCGGCGGCGTGTGCGAGCAGGGCGCCGCCCACGCCGTGGCCCTTGAAGCGGCGGTCGGAGGCGAGCCAGTTGATGTACCGCTCGGGCTCGCCGGGCGGGGGGAGGTGGGACAGCTGGGCGCCGGGGCCGTGGGTGAGGGTGAGCGCGGCGGCCGGCACGCCGTCGATCTCGGCGATGAACACGTTGCCCTCGGCCATGTGGCGGGCAATCGACTCCGCCGTCTTCGGGTTCTCCGACAGGGGCTTCGTCCCCCACTGCCCCGTGCGGCCCTGCGCGACCAGCCACTCCACGCCGCTGTCGAGCATGGCGAGTATCGCGGGCATGTCGTCGGGTCCGCCGTCCCTGATGCTGATCTCCATCTCCTCATGGTGCCAGGCTGGATCCCATGAGACTCTTCGCCGCCGTGCTGCCACCACAGGACGTCACCAACGAACTGGCCGCCGAAGTCGCCGAGTTGAAGAAGCTGCCCGGCGCGCACGGGCTGCGCTGGACCGGTCGCCCCGGCTGGCACTTCACCCTCGCCTTCTACGGCGAGGTCGACGACGGCCTCGTACCCGACCTGTCGGCCCGCCTGGAGCGCGCCGCGCACCGTACGCCGTCCTTCCCGCTGGCGCTCAGCGGTGGCGGGCAGTTCGGGCACGGGCGGGCCCTGTGGGCGGGCGCGGAGGGGGACCTGGCGACACTGGGGCTGCTGGCGGACCGCAGTGAGGCGGCGGCGCGCAAGGCCGGGGTGCCGATGGGGGAGCACCGGCGGTACAAGGCCCATCTGACGGTGGCGCGGAGTCGGGACGCGGTGGACGTACGGCCGTATGTCACGGCCCTCCAGGCGTTCACGAGCCTCACGTGGACCGTGGACGAACTGGTGCTGGTGCGCAGCAGGCTGCCGAAGTCGGGGGTGGCGGGCGAGCAGCCCCGGTACGAGGCGGTCGCCCGCTGGCCGCTCGCAGGGGCCGGTTAGGCTCGGTGGCGTGGACCCGAAAACCCGGAACCGGATCATGGCCGGTGCGCTTGTGTTGATGTTCGTGCTGGTGGCTGTCGCGGCGGCGCTCGGAGGGTAGACCCGTCAGGTGAGTTCGATCAGCCCCAGCCGGACGGCTTCGCTGACGGTGGCGGCCCGGTTCTCGGTGCCGAGCTTGCGGTAGATCCGTACGAGGTGGGTCTTGACCGTCGACTCGGCCAGGAACAGCGCGCTCGCGATGGCCCGGTTGCTGTGTCCCCGGGCGAGGAGCCGTACGACCTCGATCTCCCGCCCGCTGAGCACCGGCCCCGGCTCGACCGCGCGCCCGACGACACGGGCGGCGGCCTCCGGCGCCAGGGCCATGCCCCCGGCCGCCGCGGCGCGGACCGCGCGGAACAGCTCGTCGGGCGGCCCCGCCTTGAGGACGTAGCCGCGGGCGCCGGCTTCCACGGCCCGCAGGACATTGGCCTGGCTGCCGTAGCTGGTGAGCACGACGACCCGGGTGTCGGCGCGGGCCCCGAGGATCCGGCGGGTCGCCTCGATGCCGTCGATGGCGTCGACGGGGTCCAGCCCGGTGACGCCGGTGCGCGGCGGGCCCGGGTCGGTGAGCCGGAGGTCCATGAGTACGACGTCGGGGCGCAGCCGGGTCACCAGGCGTACGGCGTCGGTGCCGTCGCCGGTCTCGCCGACGACGTCGAAGCCGGGTTCGCCTTCCAGCAGGGCGCGCAGACCCGCCCGTACGACGGTGTGGTCGTCGACGATCAGGATCCGCAGCGGCGGAGCCTCCGCCTCGCTCATCGGGCGCCGACCGGCACACGGTCCTCGGCCGGCAGGGCCGCCCGCACGCGGGTGCCGTGGCCGGGCGCGGTGTCGACGGTGAGTGTGCCGCCGAGGTCCCTGAGCCGCTCGCGTGCTCCGGCCAGCCCGAATCCGCGGCCGACGGCCGTCGACCCGAGGTTCGACCGCACGACGGCCGGGTCGAAGCCCACTCCGTCGTCGCGGACCTCGACGGCCGCCGTCGTCCCACCGACGTAGCTCAGGGTGACGTGTACGTGCGTGGCGCGCGCGTGTTCGCACGCGTTGGCGAGGAGGCCCTGCGTCACCCGCAGCAGGGCCACGGCCTGCTCCGTGGGCAGGGCGCGCGGGGCGTGCTCGGCGCTGAAGGAGATCCGGGGTGCCTCGGCGGCACAGCCCGTACGGGCGCTCAGCTCACGCAGCGCCGCCTCCAGGCCGTCCCGGGCGAGGACGGGCGGGGTGAGGTCGTCGATGATGCCGCGGGTCTGGGCGAGATGCTCGCCGAGCGCGTCGGTGACCACCCGCACCTGCCGCCGGGCCGCGTCCGGGCGGCGGTCCCAGTCCCGTTCGGCGGCCTGCAGGAGCATGCGGCTGCCCGCGAGTTCCTGGGCGAGGGTGTCGTGCAGGTCGCGCGCGATGCGGGCCCGTTCGGTGAGCCGCCCGGCCTCGCGTTGCCGCCGCGCCAACTCGCCCCGGGTATCGGCCAGTTCACGCGTCAGGTGCTGCTGGTTGCGGTAGAGGACGGCGGTGGCCCAGACGGCGGCGATCGGCGGGGTGAGTACATCGGGGTCGGCTCCGCCGCAGGCCCGCACGAGGACCGCCACCAGCAGTGCCGTGACGACGCCGAGCGCCACGGCGCGCAGCGTGCGGGTGGGCATCCGCACGGCCAGGACGGCAAACGGGACGGCCAGCCACGCGTAGGCGAACGTGAGCGGGGCCGGAAGGGTCCAGGCGACCCAGGACCACAGCGCCAGCAGTGTCCCGAGCCAGACCGGCCGGCCCGCGCCGCCGAGCCGGTCCCACCGGGCCGGCCCGGCGACGTACAGCAGGGCCAGCGCGGCGGTGGGCGGCGCGATGGACCAGCACAGCTCGTTGTTCAGCGCGAAGAGCCGTACGAGGGTTCCGGCGACGACGACCAGGAACACCAGATGGGGGAGGCGCCGCGCCGACATACGGGGCCGGCGTACGGCGGGAAAGGTGGCGGGCACGACGGTGGCTCCCTGGACGGGCCGAACGGAACTCGGCGATGCCGTCAGGAGTTTAAGGCGTTGCCGGTGTGACCGTCGTAAGGACCGCCGGGGAAGGAGCCGCCGTCGGCCGGGCCTCAGCGTCCCGGGTGGAGGCCCAGCCAGCCCGGCGACGGGTCGCCCTTCACTTCGCCGAAGTACAGCGCGAAGGTCTGCTTCAGCCGCTCGATCGCGGCGCGGTCCTCCATGAACTTCGGGAAGCCGTCCACGTGGGCGTCCGGGTTCTCCCACACCGGCTTCAGGCCAGGGGACGGGGTGATGTCCGTGCGCACCGACCAGCCGTTGGAGCTGGCCTTCTGGCGCTCCTCGGACAGCACCCAGTTCAGGTACAGCTTGGCCGCCGTCGGGTTGGCGGCCTGCTTCAGGATCGCGGCCCGCTGCCCCCACGCCATGAAGGGGTGCCCCTCGGACACGACCCACTTCGTGGCGGTCGACGTGGAGACCGAGCTGCCTCCCCCGCCGACCCCGATGACCTTCTGCTTGCCGTTGACCGCGAGACCCGGCGTGTGCGAGCCACGGGCGAACTGCGGCTGCTGCGCGGCGAACTTCGCCACCCAGTCCCAGCCGTACGTCCGCTGGTAGAGGGAGAAGAGGTAGAGCACCGCGTCGTCGTCGTGCGGGTAGGAGGAGGCGATCTGGCCCTTCCAGCGCGGGTCGACGAGGTCCAGGGGGGACTTCGGCGCATTGTCGCCGGCCGCCTGGATGTCGTACATGAAGCTGAAGCCGATGACCATCAACGCGGTCCACGCGCCGTCGGGGTCCTTGAACCCCTTGTGGACCTTGGAGAACCCAGCGGGCTTGTAGGGCAGCAACTTGCCCTCCCGCTTCCAGCGGGTGAAGTCCTGGAGCGTCTGGAGCTGTACGACGTCGGGGACCAGGCTGCCGGTCGCGAGCTGGTTGTCGACGCGGACGTCGTGGTACTTGCTGTAGTCGACGGCGACCGTCAGGTCGATGTCGGGGAAACGGGCCCCGAAGTCGGCCCGCACCCTGGCCGCCTGGCTGTCGACGTCCCCGCCCTGGTACAGGACGAGCTTGCCGCCCTCGGCGACCGCGGCCTGGTACAGCTCGTCGAGCGAGCGGGTCTCCTCGCGGGGGCCCGACCAAGCGGCGTCGGCGGTGCCGCCCTGCGAGGTGGGCGTGGCGGCCATCGCGGTGGTCGCCGAGACCGCGGCGGCCCCGCCGAGCGCGACACCGGCTCCCGTGGCGAGCAGTCGGCGCCTGCTGAAGTCCCTGGACATGTGGGGGGTCCTCCCTGCCTGTTGCGCCGCCGCATCCCATACGCGGCGGCGCGGCAAGTCTGCCTACGGGAGGGGGTGCTCCGCATCGTCCGCCCGCTGTCTTCTTGTTCAACCGTTCGATGGAACGGCGTCATGGGCGAGCAGGCGTCACCAGGCGAAGGCCTCCGGGGACGGCCCGGGACCCGGGCTGTGCTTTCCCGGGGGACAACCCCCGGACCCCCGGCAGATCACCAGGCGAAGGCCTCCGGAGAAGGCCCCGGCCCCGGGAAGATCTCCTCCAGCCCCGCCAGCAGTCCTTCGCTCAGCTCCAGTTCGGCCGCCCGCAGCGCGGACTTCAGCTGCCCGGCGGTGCGCGGGCCGACGATCGGGCCGGTCACGCCGGGGCGGGTGAGCAGCCAGGCCAGGGCGGCCTCGCCGGGCTCCAGGCCGTGCTTGTCGAGCAGGTCCTCGTACGCCTGGATCTTCGCGCGTACGGCCGGGTCGGCGAGGACCTCGGCGGCTCGACCGGAGGTGCGCCGTGCGCCCTCGACCTCCTTCTTGATGACGCCGCCGAGCAGTCCGCCGTGCAGCGGCGACCACGGGATGACGCCGAGGCCGTAGTCCTGCGCTGCCGGGATGATCTCCATCTCGGCGCGGCGCTCGAAGAGGTTGTAGAGGCACTGCTCGCTGACGAGGCCGATGGTGCCGCCGCGCCGGGCGGCGATCTCGTTGGCCTGGGCGATCTTGTACCCGGGGAAGTTGGACGAGCCGACGTACAGGATCTTGCCCTGCTGGACGAGGACGTCGATCGCCTGCCAGATCTCCTCGAAGGGGGTGGCGCGGTCGATGTGGTGGAACTGGTAGACGTCGATGTAGTCGGTCCGCAGCCGCTTGAGCGAGGCGTCCACGGCGCGCCGGATGTTCACCGCCGACAGTTTGTCGTGGTTGGGCCACGCCTCGCCGTCCGCGGCCATGTTGGCGTACACCTTGGTGGCGAGGACGACCTTGTCGCGCCGCTCGCCGCCCTTCGCGAACCAGTTGCCGATGATGCTTTCGGTACGGCCCTTGTTCTCGCCCCAGCCGTACACGTTCGCCGTGTCGAAGAAGTTGATGCCCGCGTCCAGCGCCGCGTCCATGATCGCGTGACTGTCCGCTTCGTCGGTCTGCGGACCGAAGTTCATGGTGCCGAGGACGAGTCGGCTGACCTTGAGTCCCGTGCGTCCGAGTTGCGTGTACTTCATGACCACTCAGCCAACGTCTTGGAGTGCGCTCTATGCAAGCGAGCTTGACGCTAACCAATGGTTAGTGCTTTCCTTTGGTTAGCACTAGCTTGAACTTTCAATTTTCTTGGGAAGAGAGCGTCGTGACCCCCACTGCCACCCCCGCCCGCAGGGCCCTCGTCGCCGTACTCGCCTCGGCCGGCCTGCTCGCCGCCGCCGCTGTGCCGGCTGTCGCCTCCGGGTCCGCTTCCACCGCGTCCGCCCCGTCCTTCTCCGGTCACGCGGACTCCATGCTGCGCCTCGGCTACCAGAAGGCCGTCGCCGTCCGCGTCCTCAAGGGCGTGTTCGAGCAGGGCGACACCGAGGTCGTGGACCGGTTCGTGCGGTCGGATTACATCCAGCACAACCCGCTCGCGCCGGACGGCGCCGAGGCGCTGAAGAACCTGGGCACGTCCGTCCATCAGCAGTTCCCGGACGCCCGGTACGACGTCAAGCGGGTCATCTCCGAGGGCGACCTCGTGCTGGTCCACTCCAACGTGGTCCTGGCGCCGGGTACGCGCGGCCAGGCCGTGTTCGACATCTTCCGCTTCCAGGGCGGGAAGATCGCCGAGCACTGGGACGTGGGGCAGAACGTGCCGGAGGGCTCCGCCAACGGCAACGACATGTTCTCCACGGTGAGTCGGCCGCGGACCGAGCAGCCGGGGCCGGCCTGGCTAACGGCGTACAACAAGGAGCTGGTCACCCAGGCCTTCGACCAACTCCTCGTCCGCAAGGACCTGTCCGCCGTCGACCGGTACTGGGGTTCCGAGTATCACCAGCACAACCCGACGATCGCCGACGGGGTGGAGGGCGTGAAGGCAGGGCTGGGCGGTTACTTCGAGGCGTTCCCGCAGCTGACGGTCGCTCCGAAGCGGGTGATCGCCGAGGGTGACCTGGTGGCGGTGCACAGCCACTATGTGAACGCGCCGGGTGAGCGGGGCATGGCGGTCGTCGATCTCTTCCGGGTGCGGAACGGGAAGATCGTCGAGCACTGGGACGTGCTGCAGGACGTGCCGGAGACTTCGGCGAACGACAACGGGATGTTCTAGAAGAGGGCATGCGAAGGGCATGGGGTGCGGGGCGGCCGTCGAGGCCGCCCCGCACCCCATGCCGCGCCTGGTCCGTTTCGGATCAGTCGTGGATGGTCACGCAGGCCTTGCCGCGCGGGTAGTTGGACCAGCTGGCGCACGCCTTGGTGCCGTCCTTGAAGGACTTGTTGACCGTGATGGGGCCCCAGGAGAAGCTCCGGGCCTTGCAGATCTTGCCGCTGGTCTTCTTCCAGGAGCCGATGGTGATGG
Above is a window of Streptomyces sp. DT2A-34 DNA encoding:
- a CDS encoding response regulator transcription factor, producing MSEAEAPPLRILIVDDHTVVRAGLRALLEGEPGFDVVGETGDGTDAVRLVTRLRPDVVLMDLRLTDPGPPRTGVTGLDPVDAIDGIEATRRILGARADTRVVVLTSYGSQANVLRAVEAGARGYVLKAGPPDELFRAVRAAAAGGMALAPEAAARVVGRAVEPGPVLSGREIEVVRLLARGHSNRAIASALFLAESTVKTHLVRIYRKLGTENRAATVSEAVRLGLIELT
- a CDS encoding ABC transporter substrate-binding protein, translated to MSRDFSRRRLLATGAGVALGGAAAVSATTAMAATPTSQGGTADAAWSGPREETRSLDELYQAAVAEGGKLVLYQGGDVDSQAARVRADFGARFPDIDLTVAVDYSKYHDVRVDNQLATGSLVPDVVQLQTLQDFTRWKREGKLLPYKPAGFSKVHKGFKDPDGAWTALMVIGFSFMYDIQAAGDNAPKSPLDLVDPRWKGQIASSYPHDDDAVLYLFSLYQRTYGWDWVAKFAAQQPQFARGSHTPGLAVNGKQKVIGVGGGGSSVSTSTATKWVVSEGHPFMAWGQRAAILKQAANPTAAKLYLNWVLSEERQKASSNGWSVRTDITPSPGLKPVWENPDAHVDGFPKFMEDRAAIERLKQTFALYFGEVKGDPSPGWLGLHPGR
- a CDS encoding sensor histidine kinase, with product MPATFPAVRRPRMSARRLPHLVFLVVVAGTLVRLFALNNELCWSIAPPTAALALLYVAGPARWDRLGGAGRPVWLGTLLALWSWVAWTLPAPLTFAYAWLAVPFAVLAVRMPTRTLRAVALGVVTALLVAVLVRACGGADPDVLTPPIAAVWATAVLYRNQQHLTRELADTRGELARRQREAGRLTERARIARDLHDTLAQELAGSRMLLQAAERDWDRRPDAARRQVRVVTDALGEHLAQTRGIIDDLTPPVLARDGLEAALRELSARTGCAAEAPRISFSAEHAPRALPTEQAVALLRVTQGLLANACEHARATHVHVTLSYVGGTTAAVEVRDDGVGFDPAVVRSNLGSTAVGRGFGLAGARERLRDLGGTLTVDTAPGHGTRVRAALPAEDRVPVGAR
- the thpR gene encoding RNA 2',3'-cyclic phosphodiesterase, which encodes MRLFAAVLPPQDVTNELAAEVAELKKLPGAHGLRWTGRPGWHFTLAFYGEVDDGLVPDLSARLERAAHRTPSFPLALSGGGQFGHGRALWAGAEGDLATLGLLADRSEAAARKAGVPMGEHRRYKAHLTVARSRDAVDVRPYVTALQAFTSLTWTVDELVLVRSRLPKSGVAGEQPRYEAVARWPLAGAG
- a CDS encoding GNAT family N-acetyltransferase, which gives rise to MEISIRDGGPDDMPAILAMLDSGVEWLVAQGRTGQWGTKPLSENPKTAESIARHMAEGNVFIAEIDGVPAAALTLTHGPGAQLSHLPPPGEPERYINWLASDRRFKGHGVGGALLAHAAEETRRAGVSLLRVDCYAGDDGGLVRYYESHGFVRTETYEGKDDWPGQVLARRV
- a CDS encoding nuclear transport factor 2 family protein; protein product: MTPTATPARRALVAVLASAGLLAAAAVPAVASGSASTASAPSFSGHADSMLRLGYQKAVAVRVLKGVFEQGDTEVVDRFVRSDYIQHNPLAPDGAEALKNLGTSVHQQFPDARYDVKRVISEGDLVLVHSNVVLAPGTRGQAVFDIFRFQGGKIAEHWDVGQNVPEGSANGNDMFSTVSRPRTEQPGPAWLTAYNKELVTQAFDQLLVRKDLSAVDRYWGSEYHQHNPTIADGVEGVKAGLGGYFEAFPQLTVAPKRVIAEGDLVAVHSHYVNAPGERGMAVVDLFRVRNGKIVEHWDVLQDVPETSANDNGMF
- a CDS encoding aldo/keto reductase, whose protein sequence is MKYTQLGRTGLKVSRLVLGTMNFGPQTDEADSHAIMDAALDAGINFFDTANVYGWGENKGRTESIIGNWFAKGGERRDKVVLATKVYANMAADGEAWPNHDKLSAVNIRRAVDASLKRLRTDYIDVYQFHHIDRATPFEEIWQAIDVLVQQGKILYVGSSNFPGYKIAQANEIAARRGGTIGLVSEQCLYNLFERRAEMEIIPAAQDYGLGVIPWSPLHGGLLGGVIKKEVEGARRTSGRAAEVLADPAVRAKIQAYEDLLDKHGLEPGEAALAWLLTRPGVTGPIVGPRTAGQLKSALRAAELELSEGLLAGLEEIFPGPGPSPEAFAW